The Deinococcus sp. KNUC1210 genomic interval GGACAGGTGGACGGTAACCCAGTGTTCGCTTACCTGGACGCCTTCGATCCCGATCGGTCGGGTCTGGAAGCTATGAAAGACCACTATCGTCAGGGCGGTCTGGGTGACGTGAAAGTCAAGCGCCACCTCACGGATGTGCTTGAGGCAACCCTCGCCCCGATTCGCGAACGCCGCACCGACTTCGCTCGCAATACGGACAGCGTGCAGGAAATAGTGCGCACAGGCACGCTCAGAGGACGTGAGGTGGCAGCCGAGACCATACAAGCCGTTCGACAGGCAATGGGCCTGGATTACTTTTAGTGGTCCTGGCAAGGGAATCCCGATAGGGTGGTCGTTCCGTGACGGACTGCGGGCCTGATCGCCACCGCTTCCCGTTGCGAATCATCCGGTATGCTCTGTAGCTCTCCCCTTTTTCCCTCAGCCAGCGTGATGGATCACTGTCAATTACGAGACGCTGATGACGTGCCAGAGCTCGGCGCAGGTCGTGCCGCTTCCGCCCGACCTGCCGCTCGAGATCGCTGCCGCCGCCGCTGTTCCGTCAAACACCACGACGGCGCATCTGATCTGCCACGACCTGGCACACGTGCGGGCGGGTGAGACAGCGGTGGTGCATGCTGCCGCGGGAAGTGTAGGCAGCCTGCTGGGGCAGATGGCCCGCGCGGCGGGGTGGGGCGTGACATCGGCACGGTCGGCAGCCGCGCCAAGATCGAGTCTGCAAAAGCCCTGGGGTAAGGCGAGGTGATGTTGGCCGACGCCTCCGAAGAGGCCATTGACCGCATGACCAGAGGCTCAGGCGTCGATATGGTGGTCGATCAGGTCGGCGGCGTGGCCCGGAAGGGCAGCCTGCAACTGCTGCGTCCACTGGGCTGGATGGTCGTGATGGGCAATGCCAGCGGCGCACCGGACATCGACGCGTCTCTGTCCGAATTGTGGTTGACCAGTCGGGCCCTTCTGGGAATCAACCTTCAACAGTTGAGTGCGGCCGACCCCACACGGGTGTGTCTTACCCTGCGGGCTGCGCTGGACCAGGTGGTGAGCGGCACTGGAAAGGTCGATGTCATAGGGACGCTGCCGTTATCCGAAGGCCGCAGCGGCCCACCGACGCATCGAAGCCCGCGCGACGACCGGCAAGCTGGTTCTTCAGGTGGATACGAAGCGTAGGTGACCGAACCCACCTCAGACCGGCGGATCTCATCGGGCTACGGCAAAGCTTGACGGGTGCCCTCCGCAGACCGCCCGCACGATGAGGCCATGGTTCGTCCGGATCGTCACACCCGGGATGAAGTGCTCATGCCCGTCCCACAGTCCCGGTCTGCCCCGTGTAGGGTCAACCTGCGGGACCACCTAAACAGTTCATAACTCCTCAGGAATCACAGCTCAACCAGCATCGCGTCCAACACCTTGGTGCTTCCAGTTCAGTGCGAACTCCATATCCCCACGGAACTGCTCAACCAAATCAAGTTTCTTTAACGCCGCATACGTCGGGGGATCATCCTCCGAGGCTGACAGGATGCGGTTGCTCAGCTCCTGTTGCGCCGCCATGACCCGGTCGAGCATTT includes:
- a CDS encoding zinc-binding dehydrogenase, translated to MLADASEEAIDRMTRGSGVDMVVDQVGGVARKGSLQLLRPLGWMVVMGNASGAPDIDASLSELWLTSRALLGINLQQLSAADPTRVCLTLRAALDQVVSGTGKVDVIGTLPLSEGRSGPPTHRSPRDDRQAGSSGGYEA